The region CTGCTAAAAGCCTTGATCCTCCACACCCTATAGCAACTCCTATTATTCCTCCTATAGCACTCAAACTAGCCGCTTCAATTAAAAATTGTATTAGTATAGTTCTTCTTTTTGCACCAATTGCTTTTCTTATTCCTATTTCTCTAGTTCTCTCTATTACTGAAACAAGCATAATATTCATAATCCCTATACCACCAACTATAAGTGAAATGGCAGCTGTGCCTGTAAGCATTGTTGTCATACTACTAGTAGTTTTAGTAGCAGTATCTAAAATACTGGATTGACTTAAAATTCTATAGTTGCTATTGGCAGTATTATTACTACTGCTGTTTTCCTCTACATCTCTATACTTGTTGTTAAGAAATAGCTGTAAATATCCCATAGCCTCATCTACTGTATCCTTACTTTGAGCTTCTGCATAGAATGTTTTTATTTGTGTTGTTTGCATAAGCCTTTCAGCTGTACTTAATGGTACTATTATCTGATCATCATTAGAACCAGATATTGAGCTTCCTGTTGAAGTTAGTATTCCCACTATGGTAAAATCAACTCCATTTACATTTATTGTTTCACCAACAACATCTGTGGAATTAAAAAGTTCATTTGCAACATCTATACCAACTACAGCAACCTTATATCTATCATCAACATCTCTGCTATTTATAAATCTTCCAGAACTCACTGAAACATTTCTTATACTTGCATAATTAGCTGTACTTGCCTCCATACTTGTTGATGCCGTATTATCGCCTGCTTTGACATTAACATTACCAGTTAAAACTGGTGCTATATCCTTTATGCCAGGCTTTGTCTTCAATACATTTAATTCCTCTTGCGATATAGCCTTATTTCTATTTCCGATTATATTTACTGATATAAGGTTTGTCCCAAGGCTTTCAATTTGGCTAGAAACACTGTCCTTAGTTCCCTGTCCTATGCCCACAAGAACTATTACAGATGCTATACCTATTATTATACCAAGCATAGTAAGAAATGATCTCACTTTATTTGACCAAATGGATTTTATAGACATACTTACAAGTCTCGCAAATTCCATACTATTTCCTCCCTTCCTGAGTATTCTTTTCATCCGAAATTATCCTTCCATCCCTTACCGTAACTATTCTCTTCGCTTCTTTAGCTATATTCATATCATGAGTTATAAGAATAATCGTATTGCCTTCTTCATTTATTTTCTTAATCATCTCTATAACTTCTATACCAGTTTTACTATCAAGTGCTCCCGTAGGTTCATCTGCCAATATAATTTCAGGGTTAGAAGCCAGCGCCCTAGCAATAGCTACTCTCTGCTTCTGACCTCCTGATAATTCTGAAGGCTTATGATTTATATGTTCTTCAAGTCCAACCTTCTTAATAACTTCCATAGACTTACTTCTTATTTCGCTAGAACCTACTCCCTGGTATATAAGAGGTAATTCTACATTCTCTCTAACATTTAATTTAGGAAGCAAGTTATAGTTTTGAAATATAAATCCTATTTTTTTATTTCTTATTTCTGCAAGCTTATTATCACTACAGTTGGTGTTAACTCCATCCAAAAGATATTCTCCTTCACTAGCATTATCAAGACATCCTATAATATTCATAAGTGTTGATTTTCCAGCTCCTGATGGACCTACAATAGATACAAATTCACCTTTTGAAATCTCTAAATTAATATCACTTAAGGCTCTATATTCATTTTTACCCATTTTATAAACCTTACCTAAATTTTTCATTTTAATTGATAAAGGCATTCTTACACCTTCTTTCATACATTATTTGTTAGATGATTTATTGCCCCCTTGGGACTGCCTGCCACCGCTCATTCCTCCAAATCCGCCCATTGATCCAAAACCACCTCTACTATTTTGTGAATTAGTACTTGTAGTTTGAGGAAGCTGAATCATAACCTTTTGTCCTTCATTTATACCTGAAGTTATCTCAACATAATTTTCATTTTCCAGTCCTGTTTGAACCTGAACTAAGTTTCCAGCCATATTAGTTCTTGATCCACTGTTTTCACTTCTTGAACTTGATTTATTATAACTTTCCTGAGAATCTGCCTTTGAACCATTGCTGCTTTGAACTCTTACGTATTTGTTTCCATTTCTTTCTACAAGTGCTTCAACTGGAATAACTAATGCATTCTGTTTTGATGTGACTTTTATATTTACATTGGCATTCATACCTAATTTTATAGCTGAATCTGCATTATCAACATTTACAACAACAGAATATGTAGTTACATTATTAGTAGTAGTACCAAGCTGAGATATAGTTTGTACAGTTCCTGAATATGTTTTACCACTTATAGCATCAAATTTTATATCTGCTTTTTGTCCAACTTGTACTTTTGATATATCAAGTTCGTCTACCGAAAGATTTACTTTTAACGAACTTGTATCAGCTATTGTAATAAGAGCTTTTCCCTGCTGAGCAGTATCTCCATTATTATTATTTTTAGCAACAACAAGTCCTCCTATTGGAGCCGTTAATGTCATCGCATTTTGCTGATCCTGCGCACTTTGAAGAGCACTTTGATCCGACTCAAGTGTAAGTTCTGCCTTTTGTTTATCTGCATCAACTTTTGCACTGTTTACCGCAAGTTGATCCTGCTGAACAGCTAAATTTTCCTTATTAACCTGCTGATTTATAGTATCGCTTCCAACATACGCAATTGTCTGACCTGATGTAACGGTATCCCCAACATTTACATTTAAATTTTCAATAGTTCCTGTATTATTTGCCACTACATCCTTTGTCTGCGCTGCCCCAACCGTTCCTGTACCCGATACTGTAACATCTATATTACTTTTCTTAGCAGCTACAGCATAATATCTATTATTCGTCAAACTTTTAGCACTTACAGATTTTTTATAAAAATAATATGCTCCTCCACCTGCAAGACAAACTATAAAAACACCAACTATTATATTAATAACTTTTTTATTCATAGCGTAAACCTCCTATTAACTTTCTAATTTATTAATTTTTATAGAAAACCATATTTCAGTTCCAATATCTTTCTTACTTTTTGCTCCTACTCTGCCTCCGTGTTCATCTATTATTTTTTTACATATTGCAAGACCTAACCCACTGCCACCATGTAAAGTATTTCTTGATGAATCTTCTCTGTAAAATCTATCAAAAATATATGGAAGAGCTTCTTCAGATATTCCCTTGCCATTATCCTTAACTTTTACAGTCACATACTCATCATCACTGCTCATTTCCACACTAATTTTACCTTCCGCCTTATTCATATACTTAATCGAGTTTGAAATTATATTTGTTATTACTCTGCTTATACTTTGAACATCTATATGGGTAATTATTTTTCCCTTTGCTAAATTGTTATAATAAAATTCCATGCCGTTCTTTTCAACATCAAATCTGCATTCCTCCATAATGTCACTCATGTATTTCACAAAATCTATATCAATAAAATGAAATGGAAGCTTTTTTAAATCCAATTTAGAATAAGTTAGAAGTTCTTCTATAAGATGATCCATGCTTTGAGTTTTATTGTATATAGTATTTATATATTTATCCATTTTTTGAGGGGTATCTGCAACACCATCCTTTATTCCTTCAACATATCCCTTTATTGCCGTTAATGGAGTTTTTAAATCATGTGATATATTTGATATAAGTTCTTTCCTATTGTCTTCATATTGTATTTGCAGTTCAATTGATTCCTTTAATTTTTTTCTCATATCATCAAAAGCTTCACATACTTCTCCTATTTCATCCTTCGATTCAGCCTTAACCTCAAAATTTAAATTTCCATCCCTAATCTGTTCTGTACCTACCTTAAGCTGTTTTAAGGGAATAATTATAGATCTTGATACCAAAAATGTTATAAAACCACTTGTCAAACACACTATTAGTATTATTGAAATTATAATAGCTATAACAAATTCCTTTGATATCTCCAATAACTTACTCGAATCTATTATGAAAAATAAGTTTCCCTCTTTTCCATTTGAAAACACAAATTTAATCTGTTTTACAATCAAATTACTATCATCATAAATATTTTGTGATTCCCTGAATTTTTCTTTACGGGTACTGTAATTAGCATTAACTATTTCATTAAGCAACTTCTTATTATTTTTTGAACCACCATTAAAAATAATTTTGTCATTCTTTTCTACAATAATATACGAATTTTTCTGTACTAGCGATTTGTTTAGATCTTTCAAAAAATTTCCATTTAAAAAGTCATCGGGAACCGCATCCAATTGTTTTTGTATATAATCAAACTGTTTCATATCAATAAATTTTAATTCCATATACGGATTTAAGAAAGGTCGTTCTCTTCTAGTGTCTATACTATAATAGGAATATAACTTTTTATTATATAAATTATTTAATCCAACAAAGGTAAATATACACAGAACAAGCGGAATTACGCACATTGCAATATTAGATAAAACAAGTTTAGTTTTTATTGACAATTGTAAGCTCCTCTCTATAATTTTTTAATAAACCAAAGTATATCCTGCTTTATATATTTTATCTTACTCTCTTATTCTTAAACCACTATAAATTAAATATAAATATTGCATAAATATTGCGAAGTAATAATTTTGAGGAACATTAAATAAAGCTCATAAATGAAAGCACCAAATTATAAAAATGCTAATAGCTTCTAATAACTCGCCTTTAGGCTCAGACAAATTAAAATCTCTAAGTATTTTTATAATTTGGTGCAAGACTTATTGAGCTTTATTTAAATCGTTTCCCAAAACTATTACTTCGGTTGAAACAAAAGCAAGGAAAATTTTCTTCCGCTAAGGCTGTCGAAACTCAAGACCTAAAAAAACAGTGCAAATTAATATGCACTGCTTCTCAGTTTCAAATTTATATTAGTTTTCTATTTTTAAAAAAGCTATACTTTAAATAACCGCTTATTTACACACTTATTTAAAGCATAACTTCCCCTTACCCCTAAATGGTACAAATTTTCATAAATATTATTTACAACATATCTTTATACATTTCCAAGTGTTGCAACCATAATAGCCTTTATTGAATGAAGTCTATTTTCTGCTTCATCAAATGCTAACGAATAATCACTTTCAAAAACTTCATCTGTAACCTCAAATGGAAGCTCATTAAATTCTTCATAAATGTCTTTTGCCGCATCTGTACTAAAATCGTGAAATGCAGGAAGGCAATGCATGAACTTTACATTCGGATTTTTAGTCTTAGAAATCATATCCATATTTATTTGATATGGTTTAAGCATTTTAAGTCTTTCCAACCACACTTTTCTGTCCTCTCCCATTGAAACCCACACATCTGTATATAATACATCCGCACCAAGTACAGCTTCATCTACGTTATCATTAAGTGTTATTGTTGCCCCTGTTGTCTTTCCTATCTCAATACATTTTTTCACTAAATCATCACTTGGGAATAACTTTTTAGGCGCTGCAATTCTAAAATCCATCCCCATTTTAGCTGCCCCAATCATTAAAGCATTTGATACATTATTTCTTCCATCGCCGCAATATACAAATTTTATTTCATTAAGTGGTTTATTAAACTTTTCTCTTAAAGTCATAAAGTTTGCAATAACCTGAGTTGGATGCTCCTCATCCGTAAGTCCATTCCATACTGGGACATGAGAATATTTAGCTAATGTTTCAACTATTTCTTGACCGTAACCTCTATATTCAATAGCATCAAACATTCTCCCAAGCACTCTTGCTGTATCTTTTATAGATTCTTTTTTACTTATTTGACTTCCCGTAGAGCCTATGTAAACAGCATGAGCTCCCTGATCATGTGCTGCAACTTCAAAAGAACATCTAGTTCTAGTAGAATCTTTTTCAAATATTAAAGCTATATTCTTTCCCTTCAAATATTGTATTTCCGCACCCTTTTTTTTATCTTCCTTTAATTTTTTACCCAAATCAAGTAAATATTTTATATCTTCTGGAGAAAAATCAAGCAAAGATAAGAAGTTTTTATTATTTAAATACCCCATATTAATCCTCCTAATCTATGATCAAATATTATTTTGTTATAAATATTCATTGTTTTGAATAATTATAACATTAATTTAATAATAATTCAACCTTTATAGTTTAGGAGATTCAATTCATAATTTATAAATATTGCGAACTAACATTGATTTGCAACATTAAAAAAATTATATAAATCTTATGATATGTGGGGTTTGGGTCAAAGACCCGTTATCCCTTTGTATAAAATACAGACTATCTTAATATTTACGATTAATAACTTTGATTTATAAATATACGGAATTTTATGCATAGATTAAATTAGTAAATTACTATTTAGACAAGTAAACTTTCAATAAGACTTGCTTCAAATTATAAAAAGACTTATAAATTTTAATTTGTCTGAGCTTTTTTTTCAGCAAGTTATTAAACATTTGGCCACACACAAACTTTTCGCCCAGATTTTCCGCAGCAGAGCGTAAGAAAATCTTCCTTGCTTTTCTCCTATGGGAAGTAACAGTATTTATTTATTTGAAGAACCAGTATCTTCTAACTAGTCCTTTTTTCCATTCATCTACTATTTCTTTTTCAAAAGTTCCTCCATTTTCCTCAATAATTTTTTTAGATCCTATATTTGAGGAAGCACAAGTCACAAGAATTGGAGAAACATTAAGCTCTTTAGATTTTTTAAGTCCCAACTTCAAAATAATTTTGCCATATCCCTTTTTCCTTTGAAGCGGTGCTATATCATATCCTATATTTCCTGCTATATCTTTTAGAAATTTACTTGTAAGCTCTTTTCGTATCCTTACTACCCCTAGTATATCTTCATTCTTATCTACTAACCAGTAATTACAGCATGGTACCCAGCCCTCTTTGAGATTTATACCCCTAGCTTCATTTTGAATTTTTATAACATAACTATGAAAATCCTCTAAGGCCTTACTGTACATATCAAAATATTCTTTTTCTCCGTATATTTCATATTGCTTGACCATATTTTGAAATGCTTCTCTATATTTTAAGGAAGGTTCTACAAGTCTTATGTTATTATCCATATTGACTGTTCTCCTATTCTTCCTCTGTATAATCATCAATTATCTTTTTAGCAATATTTTTTATGACACTAGCTTGTGCTATCAAAGTCATCACTATGGTAAACACAACTATTTTATCTTCATCTTTTTCATTTAAATCAAATTTTTCCGTTATACCTTTAAGTTTTTCTTTACTAAAATATTGCTCTGCAAACACAGTATCAAAATAATCTTTTTGAACATCAGAAAATACTTTATACGCTTGCTCCCATGATATTATGTCATCACTGCTGTCATTTATTTCATTAAAAGCTAACTTAAAAACTTTTTTTATTTCATCTGTACTAAGGACAGGCCTCATATAACTTAAAAGTAAAAGCTGCGCTATATGGTCTTTTGTATAACCTTTTTTTCTGCCATCCTCAGGTTTTGATATAACACCACTCTTAATATAATTTTGTACTATATTATTAGTATACTTTTCGCTTTTAAATTTATCGTTTAAGAAATCTATAACCTGTGATAAAAATAAATCTAGCTTCGGTAATTCATCATAAGATATTATGCTATCTGCTGCTATACCTGCTACTAGTTTTTTTATAGTATTTATATCAAATTCCTCTTTCATGATAAGTACCTCCATCATTATTAAATTTATTTACAAAAATCATAATATATAGCCATAAGCTTATTATGTTTAAAATATATGAATCTTTTAGTTACATTATAAGTTAAATATAACCCTATTACAAGTTATCTTTTATCTAAAGTGGCCTGTAAATTAGTGATATTTCGAGATAAACAGTGCTTGTACACTTTTTTTGTTTTAAATAATTATTTAAACCCTAAAATAAGTTTATTTATATATTGTAATATGGTATTTAATATTATATAATTTACTCATAACTTAAATAACCTTTAAAAATACATACTCAACGGATTTATTTTATTATATAATTAGATATATAGATATATCTTTAGGGGGTGTTTAAAATAAAACGAAAAAATATAGTAGCGTGTTTTCTTTTTATCTTTATGTTTTTTACTGCAAATATATTTATTCCATCAAATATAAAAGATTACACGCTGCAAAATAATATAGTATATGCCTCTCCAAGAGGTGGATTTCACTCGGGAAGTTTCAGTTCCCACTCAAGTTCTAGCAGTGGAGGATTTAAATCAGGCAGCTTTAGTAACTCTCATTCAAGTAGCTCAAAAAGTTCTAAATCAGGATTGTTTGGAGGTTCCAGTAATAAAGGTTCCAGCTCTAGTTACTCACAAAAGCGAAGCTACATACCAATACCAATCCCTATATTTGGACATCATTACTACGGAGGCAGTTATGGAATGGGATCATTTTTTGTATTCCGCATTATAAAATTTATATTATTTATAATAGTGGTAATATTTATATATAGATTCATTAAAAAAATGCGAAGATAATAAAATTATTAGGAGGAAAAAAATTATGGGAATATTTAAAAGAGTATCTAATATGATGAAGGCAAAGGTAAACAATACACTAGACGAAATGGAAAATCCAATTGAATTACTTGATCAAAAAATAAGGGATATGGAAGAAAGCCTTAATAATGCCAAGATTTCTTCAGCACAAATACTTGGAAATGTTCATGAAATAGAAAAGAAACTTCAAAAAGCTAAACTTGAATCAAGCGATTATGATGCTAAAGTAAAACTTGCTGTAAAAGCTGGCAATGATGAACTTGCTAAAAAAGCTTTAGAAAGAAAACTAGATGCTGACAAACGTTCAGAAGCTTTAACCAAAAGCTATAACGATGCTTCACAAAAAGCCAAAGTTTTAAAAGATAAATTGAGATCTCTAGAAGATGAAATAGAAAAAACAAGAGCTTACAGGGACGAAGCTGCTGCAAGATATAATAATGCTGAAGCTACAGAGAAAGTAAATGAAGTTATAGCTAATGTAGACACAGGTTCAAACAACATAAATCTTGATGATATAGAAAGAAAAATTGAAAAGAAAGAATCTATGGCAGAAGGTTTAGGAGATTTAAAGGAAGAA is a window of Clostridium pasteurianum DNA encoding:
- a CDS encoding ABC transporter permease — encoded protein: MEFARLVSMSIKSIWSNKVRSFLTMLGIIIGIASVIVLVGIGQGTKDSVSSQIESLGTNLISVNIIGNRNKAISQEELNVLKTKPGIKDIAPVLTGNVNVKAGDNTASTSMEASTANYASIRNVSVSSGRFINSRDVDDRYKVAVVGIDVANELFNSTDVVGETINVNGVDFTIVGILTSTGSSISGSNDDQIIVPLSTAERLMQTTQIKTFYAEAQSKDTVDEAMGYLQLFLNNKYRDVEENSSSNNTANSNYRILSQSSILDTATKTTSSMTTMLTGTAAISLIVGGIGIMNIMLVSVIERTREIGIRKAIGAKRRTILIQFLIEAASLSAIGGIIGVAIGCGGSRLLAVVLKTNVAISTNVVLGSFLFSVLVGIVFGIYPANKASKLSPMEALRFE
- a CDS encoding ABC transporter ATP-binding protein, with the protein product MPLSIKMKNLGKVYKMGKNEYRALSDINLEISKGEFVSIVGPSGAGKSTLMNIIGCLDNASEGEYLLDGVNTNCSDNKLAEIRNKKIGFIFQNYNLLPKLNVRENVELPLIYQGVGSSEIRSKSMEVIKKVGLEEHINHKPSELSGGQKQRVAIARALASNPEIILADEPTGALDSKTGIEVIEMIKKINEEGNTIILITHDMNIAKEAKRIVTVRDGRIISDEKNTQEGRK
- a CDS encoding efflux RND transporter periplasmic adaptor subunit produces the protein MNKKVINIIVGVFIVCLAGGGAYYFYKKSVSAKSLTNNRYYAVAAKKSNIDVTVSGTGTVGAAQTKDVVANNTGTIENLNVNVGDTVTSGQTIAYVGSDTINQQVNKENLAVQQDQLAVNSAKVDADKQKAELTLESDQSALQSAQDQQNAMTLTAPIGGLVVAKNNNNGDTAQQGKALITIADTSSLKVNLSVDELDISKVQVGQKADIKFDAISGKTYSGTVQTISQLGTTTNNVTTYSVVVNVDNADSAIKLGMNANVNIKVTSKQNALVIPVEALVERNGNKYVRVQSSNGSKADSQESYNKSSSRSENSGSRTNMAGNLVQVQTGLENENYVEITSGINEGQKVMIQLPQTTSTNSQNSRGGFGSMGGFGGMSGGRQSQGGNKSSNK
- a CDS encoding sensor histidine kinase, giving the protein MSIKTKLVLSNIAMCVIPLVLCIFTFVGLNNLYNKKLYSYYSIDTRRERPFLNPYMELKFIDMKQFDYIQKQLDAVPDDFLNGNFLKDLNKSLVQKNSYIIVEKNDKIIFNGGSKNNKKLLNEIVNANYSTRKEKFRESQNIYDDSNLIVKQIKFVFSNGKEGNLFFIIDSSKLLEISKEFVIAIIISIILIVCLTSGFITFLVSRSIIIPLKQLKVGTEQIRDGNLNFEVKAESKDEIGEVCEAFDDMRKKLKESIELQIQYEDNRKELISNISHDLKTPLTAIKGYVEGIKDGVADTPQKMDKYINTIYNKTQSMDHLIEELLTYSKLDLKKLPFHFIDIDFVKYMSDIMEECRFDVEKNGMEFYYNNLAKGKIITHIDVQSISRVITNIISNSIKYMNKAEGKISVEMSSDDEYVTVKVKDNGKGISEEALPYIFDRFYREDSSRNTLHGGSGLGLAICKKIIDEHGGRVGAKSKKDIGTEIWFSIKINKLES
- the argF gene encoding ornithine carbamoyltransferase gives rise to the protein MGYLNNKNFLSLLDFSPEDIKYLLDLGKKLKEDKKKGAEIQYLKGKNIALIFEKDSTRTRCSFEVAAHDQGAHAVYIGSTGSQISKKESIKDTARVLGRMFDAIEYRGYGQEIVETLAKYSHVPVWNGLTDEEHPTQVIANFMTLREKFNKPLNEIKFVYCGDGRNNVSNALMIGAAKMGMDFRIAAPKKLFPSDDLVKKCIEIGKTTGATITLNDNVDEAVLGADVLYTDVWVSMGEDRKVWLERLKMLKPYQINMDMISKTKNPNVKFMHCLPAFHDFSTDAAKDIYEEFNELPFEVTDEVFESDYSLAFDEAENRLHSIKAIMVATLGNV
- a CDS encoding GNAT family N-acetyltransferase, which encodes MDNNIRLVEPSLKYREAFQNMVKQYEIYGEKEYFDMYSKALEDFHSYVIKIQNEARGINLKEGWVPCCNYWLVDKNEDILGVVRIRKELTSKFLKDIAGNIGYDIAPLQRKKGYGKIILKLGLKKSKELNVSPILVTCASSNIGSKKIIEENGGTFEKEIVDEWKKGLVRRYWFFK
- a CDS encoding DUF1836 domain-containing protein — its product is MKEEFDINTIKKLVAGIAADSIISYDELPKLDLFLSQVIDFLNDKFKSEKYTNNIVQNYIKSGVISKPEDGRKKGYTKDHIAQLLLLSYMRPVLSTDEIKKVFKLAFNEINDSSDDIISWEQAYKVFSDVQKDYFDTVFAEQYFSKEKLKGITEKFDLNEKDEDKIVVFTIVMTLIAQASVIKNIAKKIIDDYTEEE
- a CDS encoding PspA/IM30 family protein, with product MGIFKRVSNMMKAKVNNTLDEMENPIELLDQKIRDMEESLNNAKISSAQILGNVHEIEKKLQKAKLESSDYDAKVKLAVKAGNDELAKKALERKLDADKRSEALTKSYNDASQKAKVLKDKLRSLEDEIEKTRAYRDEAAARYNNAEATEKVNEVIANVDTGSNNINLDDIERKIEKKESMAEGLGDLKEEDSLDKEFEKLNEVNLDDELAKYKNDTK